In Myripristis murdjan chromosome 9, fMyrMur1.1, whole genome shotgun sequence, the following proteins share a genomic window:
- the LOC115365400 gene encoding alpha-(1,3)-fucosyltransferase 7, translating into MRTSGSRLFILIFLLSLSSYLIHRSLLDQKFQLVKRYPRVPRRNITILLWHWPFGRSYSLHGDTCLDKYNISQCFLSDKPSTFSFADVVVFHHHELKNGRSSLPLHLARPASQHWVWLSMEPPVNNGNLTPYKDLFNWTMSYRRDADIFIPYGKTVPEIDNLNYEVPQNRSCLVSWVVTKYHSDQARAAIYQSLKNYLPIEVYGGWTKRYLSKKELLPTIGRCLFYLAFENSEATDYISEKLWRNAFQAGAVPVVFGPNRATYEALAPPGSFIHVKDFHSHADLAAYLKSLASDRQAYEAYFQWHRTHRIKTYTDWRERLCQICVNYARLPTNKVYFDLESWVKR; encoded by the coding sequence ATGAGAACTTCTGGATCTagactcttcatcctcatcttcctcctaaGCCTGTCTTCATACCTGATCCATCGCAGCCTGTTGGATCAGAAGTTTCAGCTGGTGAAGCGTTATCCACGTGTCCCTCGGAGGAACATCACCATCCTTCTGTGGCACTGGCCATTTGGTCGTTCTTACAGCCTTCATGGAGACACATGCCTGGACAAGTACAACATCagccagtgtttcctcagtgacAAACCCTCCACCTTCTCctttgctgatgttgtggtCTTCCATCACCATGAACTGAAAAACGGCCGATCCTCCTTGCCCCTGCACCTGGCTCGCCCAGCCTCCCAACACTGGGTGTGGTTGTCCATGGAGCCTCCTGTCAACAATGGAAACCTCACCCCATACAAAGACCTTTTCAACTGGACTATGAGCTATAGACGAGATGCAGACATATTCATTCCTTATGGAAAGACTGTACCTGAAATTGACAATCTCAACTATGAGGTTCCTCAAAATCGTTCTTGCCTCGTCAGCTGGGTAGTCACCAAATACCACTCAGATCAGGCCAGGGCTGCAATTTACCAAAGTCTAAAGAACTATCTCCCTATAGAGGTGTATGGTGGCTGGACCAAAAGATACCTGTCAAAAAAGGAGCTATTACCCACCATTGGACGTTGTCTTTTCTATTTGGCATTTGAGAACTCAGAGGCAACAGACTACATTAGTGAGAAGCTATGGAGGAATGCTTTCCAAGCAGGGGCAGTGCCGGTGGTTTTTGGCCCCAACAGGGCTACCTATGAGGCGCTGGCTCCCCCCGGTTCCTTCATCCACGTGAAGGATTTCCACAGCCATGCCGATCTGGCGGCCTATCTCAAGAGTTTGGCTTCAGATAGGCAGGCTTATGAGGCGTACTTCCAATGGCACCGTACTCACAGAATCAAGACCTATACTGACTGGAGAGAAAGGTTGTGCCAAATCTGTGTAAACTATGCCAGATTACCAACTAACAAAGTGTACTTTGACCTGGAGAGCTGGGTTAAGAGATAG